Proteins encoded together in one Balaenoptera musculus isolate JJ_BM4_2016_0621 chromosome 6, mBalMus1.pri.v3, whole genome shotgun sequence window:
- the STMN4 gene encoding stathmin-4 isoform X1, giving the protein MTLAAYKEKMKELPLVSLFCSCFLADPLNKSSYKYEADTVDLNWCVISDMEVIELNKCTSGQSFEVILKPPSFDGVPEFNASLPRRRDPSLEEIQKKLEAAEERRKYQEAELLKHLAEKREHEREVIQKAIEENNNFIKMAKEKLAQKMESNKENREAHLAAMLERLQEKDKHAEEVRKNKELKEEASR; this is encoded by the exons ATGACCCTCGCAG CCTACAAAGAGAAGATGAAGGAGCTCCCGCTGGTGTCCTTGTTCTGCTCCTGTTTCCTGGCAGACCCCCTGAATAAGTCATCCTATAAATATGAAG CAGACACGGTGGACCTGAACTGGTGTGTAATTTCCGACATGGAAGTCATCGAGCTGAACAAATGCACCTCTGGCCAGTCCTTTGAAGTCATCCTGAAGCCACCCTCCTTTGATGGGGTGCCCGAGTTCAATGCCTCCCTCCCCAGGAGGCGAGACCCATCGCTGGAAGAAATCCAGAAGAAGCTGGAAGCGgctgaggagagaaggaag TACCAGGAAGCTGAGCTCCTGAAGCACCTGGCAGAGAAGCGAGAACATGAGCGGGAGGTGATCCAAAAAGCCATTGAGGAAAACAACAACTTCATCAAGATGGCAAAGGAAAAACTGGCTCAGAAGATGGAATCCAATAAGGAGAACCGGGAGGCCCACCTTGCCGCCATGTTGGAACGGCTGCAAGAGAAG gaCAAGCACGCGGAGGAGGTGCGGAAAAACAAGGAGCTGAAGGAGGAGGCCTCCCGGTAA
- the STMN4 gene encoding stathmin-4 isoform X2 — protein MTLAAYKEKMKELPLVSLFCSCFLADPLNKSSYKYEGWCGRQCRRKDESQRRDSTDWRERREQADTVDLNWCVISDMEVIELNKCTSGQSFEVILKPPSFDGVPEFNASLPRRRDPSLEEIQKKLEAAEERRKYQEAELLKHLAEKREHEREVIQKAIEENNNFIKMAKEKLAQKMESNKENREAHLAAMLERLQEKDKHAEEVRKNKELKEEASR, from the exons ATGACCCTCGCAG CCTACAAAGAGAAGATGAAGGAGCTCCCGCTGGTGTCCTTGTTCTGCTCCTGTTTCCTGGCAGACCCCCTGAATAAGTCATCCTATAAATATGAAG GCTGGTGTGGGAGACAGTGTAGGAGAAAAGATGAAAGCCAGCGGAGAGACAGTACTgactggagagaaagaagagagcagg CAGACACGGTGGACCTGAACTGGTGTGTAATTTCCGACATGGAAGTCATCGAGCTGAACAAATGCACCTCTGGCCAGTCCTTTGAAGTCATCCTGAAGCCACCCTCCTTTGATGGGGTGCCCGAGTTCAATGCCTCCCTCCCCAGGAGGCGAGACCCATCGCTGGAAGAAATCCAGAAGAAGCTGGAAGCGgctgaggagagaaggaag TACCAGGAAGCTGAGCTCCTGAAGCACCTGGCAGAGAAGCGAGAACATGAGCGGGAGGTGATCCAAAAAGCCATTGAGGAAAACAACAACTTCATCAAGATGGCAAAGGAAAAACTGGCTCAGAAGATGGAATCCAATAAGGAGAACCGGGAGGCCCACCTTGCCGCCATGTTGGAACGGCTGCAAGAGAAG gaCAAGCACGCGGAGGAGGTGCGGAAAAACAAGGAGCTGAAGGAGGAGGCCTCCCGGTAA
- the STMN4 gene encoding stathmin-4 isoform X3, giving the protein MTLAAYKEKMKELPLVSLFCSCFLADPLNKSSYKYEGWCGRQCRRKDESQRRDSTDWRERREQADTVDLNWCVISDMEVIELNKCTSGQSFEVILKPPSFDGVPEFNASLPRRRDPSLEEIQKKLEAAEERRKYQEAELLKHLAEKREHEREVIQKAIEENNNFIKMAKEKLAQKMESNKENREAHLAAMLERLQEKAPPAAR; this is encoded by the exons ATGACCCTCGCAG CCTACAAAGAGAAGATGAAGGAGCTCCCGCTGGTGTCCTTGTTCTGCTCCTGTTTCCTGGCAGACCCCCTGAATAAGTCATCCTATAAATATGAAG GCTGGTGTGGGAGACAGTGTAGGAGAAAAGATGAAAGCCAGCGGAGAGACAGTACTgactggagagaaagaagagagcagg CAGACACGGTGGACCTGAACTGGTGTGTAATTTCCGACATGGAAGTCATCGAGCTGAACAAATGCACCTCTGGCCAGTCCTTTGAAGTCATCCTGAAGCCACCCTCCTTTGATGGGGTGCCCGAGTTCAATGCCTCCCTCCCCAGGAGGCGAGACCCATCGCTGGAAGAAATCCAGAAGAAGCTGGAAGCGgctgaggagagaaggaag TACCAGGAAGCTGAGCTCCTGAAGCACCTGGCAGAGAAGCGAGAACATGAGCGGGAGGTGATCCAAAAAGCCATTGAGGAAAACAACAACTTCATCAAGATGGCAAAGGAAAAACTGGCTCAGAAGATGGAATCCAATAAGGAGAACCGGGAGGCCCACCTTGCCGCCATGTTGGAACGGCTGCAAGAGAAG GCGCCGCCTGCTGCGCGGTGA